In the Malaclemys terrapin pileata isolate rMalTer1 chromosome 12, rMalTer1.hap1, whole genome shotgun sequence genome, one interval contains:
- the LOC128846670 gene encoding ribonuclease-like, producing MAMAPRGPRPLLFLTMVLLAACLAQLSEGATYRQFLNRHVDFPKSGGNNRIYCNRIMQRRGLTRPVCKFTNTFIHAPTGQVQAICRGAGRCHGRNFCDSNASFRLTTCRVVPGSRPGRCVYRARVQNRKIRVACNQRLPVHFERIL from the coding sequence ATGGCCATGGCCCCAAGGGGACCCCGCCCCTTGCTCTTCCTCACCATGGTCCTGCTGGCTGCctgtctggcccagctcagcgaAGGCGCCACCTACCGGCAGTTCCTGAACCGACATGTTGACTTCCCCAAGAGCGGTGGCAACAACCGGATCTACTGCAACCGCATAATGCAGCGCCGAGGCCTGACCCGCCCTGTCTGCAAATTCACCAACACCTTCATCCACGCCCCCACCGGTCAGGTCCAGGCCATCTGCAGGGGTGCAGGGAGATGCCACGGACGCAACTTCTGCGACAGTAACGCATCCTTCCGCCTCACCACCTGCCGGGTGGTGCCCGGCTCCCGCCCGGGGCGCTGTGTTTACAGGGCCAGAGTCCAGAACCGCAAGATTCGCGTTGCCTGTAACCAGCGGCTGCCCGTGCACTTTGAAAGAATCCTGTAG